Genomic segment of Anopheles darlingi chromosome X, idAnoDarlMG_H_01, whole genome shotgun sequence:
gtttacgcttcgatatgtttacgtggccggtttgaggaaattaaaatcgttttgtggaagaaaaggattgaacacactagcaatgatcactatctatcaatgtaaaccacaaatagaacatattgcgagcccttccgattgcaaacagcttttactctaggttttacgctccacggacctataatcgtttgacagcatgtaaacggcaagcgtaaatgttttggcattaattttttcgtttgcgctagagtttcgccccgtgtggccacggcttttgcgctagagttttcgcctcgtgtggccacggctattaatttgtaaatttacgcataaatttacgctccgtgtggcccCAGCCCTTGGTTTTTATAAAGACTGATCTAGAGCAGGTCCATCTCGTCTGGCAGTTTGCGTATGGCCCAATCTGCGCTCTTAGCTGATATTGGTCAACGTTATTATTGTAGATAATTTTTAGTAACAAATCGAAAATGTCGCTGCTGTACAATACTGGCGAATGGTTCACTTTGGAACAAGGAGGCTCCTTTAGGTACTTTATGTGTTTCGCAAATCTTCGCATCTTTCAATCAACATGCCTTTTGGAAAAAGTGTGCTTTGGTCGGTTGTGGCTAATAAGGTATTTAACGATTGCAGAAAGGTGGAACTTTACAAAATGAAATGGCCGCCAAACATCGATCTGGATCATATGAAAGTATACGCTGCACCCTACGGTGGCCCTATCGCCGTGATAAAAGACAGAAACTCGTTTCTTAAAATTGAAGGCGACACAAGTACGAGACAAGTTATACGGATATTTAACTGTATCGGCAAGCAAATTTCATCGATCAACGTAATGTATTTCTTTATTCGGCTGTAGCGATCTCCCCGCATTCGTTTTGATGAATTGTTATCAGATTATCTTCGCTTATATTTCATTCCACGACTCCGACCTGGTACTATAGTGGGACTTCGGTGAGATAGTGACCCTCGGCTGGTCATGTGCCGAGGAGCTGATTGTGGTGCAGAATGACGGCACCATCTTTATATACGATATGTTTGGTAGTTTCGTTCATAAGTTTAGTGTGAGCAATGACGTGACCGATGTTAGCGAGGCACGTATCTTTCAATCCGCATCCGGTACGGGCGTAGCCGCCATGACCGGAACCGCGAAGATCTACGTGCTGAACAACATCCAAGATCCTAAATCACGGCCGCTCTCCGATTTACTAAGTGAGTACGCGGCACAATTGCATGGCGTTGCATGATGCGACAATTATAATGATCAAGTATCGATTCCCTGTTTCAGACATTACTAACAGCCAAGGATGCTGGGAGATGGTTTCAAAGGATCGCACGACTGTATGCGTGGTGACTCAGGGGCCCGATGTAATCGTGGCCCGGTACGGCGATAATGCgctcaccacaccaccgatATCGCTAACAACGGATTACAAATCGTTCACTCTGATCTGTGCGTCGTTTGACCATCAACACCTGGCGCTTTTAACTAATACGGGTTGCCTTTGGATGGGTTCATCTGACCTGCGCCATAAGTACTGTGAGTTTACGAcgggacgaacggaacgaccGACCCAGCTGGCGTGGTGTCTCGATGGTGCGCCGGGCAACGAAACGCCGGCCGTGATCATATGCTACAGCAACATGCTGCAGATCGTGCTCACTACGGGTGAATCCAGTATCTACAGTTACGATTCAGCGGTAACCCTCGTGCAAGAGATGGACAGTGTCCGTGTAATAAGCAGCAATAGCCATGATCTTATGCAGCGCGTACCGAGCTGTACAAAAAAGATTTTTGGCATCAGTATCTCGGAACCAGCCAGCTTTCTGTTCGTGGCACATTGTAAATTCCAGGAACGAAGCCACCAATCAAATGAATATTTGTGTCTAACGGCAGGCAAGCTACGAGGGGCCGTGGGCGATTGTATCGAGGCTGCTGGCTACGAGTTTGATCCAAATACGCAGAAGAGCCTGATACGGGCGGCTTACTTCGGCAAAAGCTTCCTCGCCGACTACAACGTCATTGAGTACGTTCGCATGTGCAAAACTCTGAAGGTGCTTAACGCGCTGCGCGATCCGAACGTTGCCATTCCCATCACGATTCGCCAGTACGTATTTGCGATTCCGGGTGGCACTTTGTTTGATCAGCTTGTTCAAAATTCtcaaacacatttttgcaGATTCGAACACCTGCAGCCGATTGTTGTTCTCGATCGGTTAATGTTCCGAAAGTACTACGGACTTGCAATGCAGATTGCCAAGTATCTGAACATCCTTGAGAAGCGAATTCTAGAGCACTGGGCGTTCCAGAAGCTGGCGCAGGATAAAAGTATACGAAACCACATCCTGTCAAGTTACATCTACCATTACTCCAGTATTAATCACTTCTTCGTTCCCTGTGTTGCCAGATGACGACGAAGTGGCTCGAAAAATTGCTGCCAAGTTTGCCAGTGCGGGCCTCCAGCAACCAATGTCGTTCGCGAGCGTGGCGGAACGTGCACAGCAGATCGGTAAAATAAAGCTCGCAATTACGGTATGTATTGCTGTCTTGGGCTGGTCTTGGACACACAATGCATATACGCCACCGTAATGTTTCGTGCACCTTACTtgaagctgctggagctggagacgaagaagaagctgcaggTGCCACTGCTGTTGAAACTAGGCGCTAGCGAGAAGGCTCTAATTGCTGCCACCCAGTCCGGCGACATCGATCTTATCTATATGGCGCTGCTAGAGATGAAAAACACGACCGAGCTAGCTCAATTTCATATGACGATTCGGCGCTACCCACTTGCGCAGAATCTGTACAAGAAGTACTGCCAGCTCAATAGTTTGTCCACGCTTAAAGATATCCATTCGCAGGAGGACGACTTTCTTGCACAGGCCGAGCTGACTCTACGCGAGGCGCAGCAACTAGGCCAGCTAGACGCCTCGATTTCAGACGTAAGCGGGAATTTTCGGCGTGTTGGCAAACAGATCGAGGCGGATCTATGTGACGAGGCAAAAAAGCTGGCCAAACACCAAAAGTTGCTGAACGATAAGCACCAGAACCAGTTCCAGGGGCTATCGCTGCATGCGACTGTGCGCAAGCTCTTGCAGCTGGGTGATGTGCGGTACGCGGAGAAGTTGAAGAGCGAGTTTAAACTACCGGATCGGCGCTATTGGTGGGTGCGAGTGCAAACAATTGCAGAAAGTTATATGTGGGAGGATTTGGAACGGTTTTCCAAGGCGAAGAAGAGTCCGATTGGCTACGAACCATTTGTTGAAGTGTGCCTGCGCCAGCAGAACATACAAGAGGCCAAGAAGTATCTGCCACGTTGCAGCGAGGACACTAAGCTGAAGTGGTATCTACGCGCTAGGTAAGTACGGCCGTGCTGTACCCAATAGTGTAGGATCGAATAGCTCATTGTCCTTCGTCAGTTAACATTACTTACTCATTTACTTATCAAACTATGACTGATAAACGGTCTTGCCCTGCTGAAGAAGATCCTTTCACCACTCGCG
This window contains:
- the LOC125953612 gene encoding vacuolar protein sorting-associated protein 16 homolog, with the protein product MSLLYNTGEWFTLEQGGSFRKVELYKMKWPPNIDLDHMKVYAAPYGGPIAVIKDRNSFLKIEGDTSTRQVIRIFNCIGKQISSINWDFGEIVTLGWSCAEELIVVQNDGTIFIYDMFGSFVHKFSVSNDVTDVSEARIFQSASGTGVAAMTGTAKIYVLNNIQDPKSRPLSDLLNITNSQGCWEMVSKDRTTVCVVTQGPDVIVARYGDNALTTPPISLTTDYKSFTLICASFDHQHLALLTNTGCLWMGSSDLRHKYCEFTTGRTERPTQLAWCLDGAPGNETPAVIICYSNMLQIVLTTGESSIYSYDSAVTLVQEMDSVRVISSNSHDLMQRVPSCTKKIFGISISEPASFLFVAHCKFQERSHQSNEYLCLTAGKLRGAVGDCIEAAGYEFDPNTQKSLIRAAYFGKSFLADYNVIEYVRMCKTLKVLNALRDPNVAIPITIRQFEHLQPIVVLDRLMFRKYYGLAMQIAKYLNILEKRILEHWAFQKLAQDKNDDEVARKIAAKFASAGLQQPMSFASVAERAQQIGKIKLAITLLELETKKKLQVPLLLKLGASEKALIAATQSGDIDLIYMALLEMKNTTELAQFHMTIRRYPLAQNLYKKYCQLNSLSTLKDIHSQEDDFLAQAELTLREAQQLGQLDASISDVSGNFRRVGKQIEADLCDEAKKLAKHQKLLNDKHQNQFQGLSLHATVRKLLQLGDVRYAEKLKSEFKLPDRRYWWVRVQTIAESYMWEDLERFSKAKKSPIGYEPFVEVCLRQQNIQEAKKYLPRCSEDTKLKWYLRASCYAEAANIAFMQKDIESLLKILDYCASDATLLSTVQNMILQVSEKK